TTTTTTTTGTCATCTAATAAAAAAAGAAAGAAATCTTAAAAAAAGAGAATAAAAGCAAGCTTAGATATTCATCAAAAAATAATAAAATGAATTTTAGTAGTCAATATATAAAGGATACTGTCGATAGCTAAAATACATTTTAATACAAATTTTAGAGAAATGAATCGTACACCTATTTTTACTTTGATATGTTTATCAAAAAAACAATAAAAACTACATAACCATATAAATACGATACTTACCAAAATCGCATACAGAGGTATTTTTGAGAAAAAACAGTAAATTAGTTTATATTCTAATAATTATCTTATCAAGATAAACTCAATTTATAAAGAAACCGTATATAATGCCTTGCAATTTATTAAACGTGAATTAACCGCTGAAAAACGGTGTTTTTTATCTTCTTTAGATTTCGGTTATTTAAATAAGATTGAAGAATTACAGGAAAGTATCTTTTATATTTAAAAGAAAAGCATAAAAACAAATTACTAACTTTTTAAATTTTTATACAATGAGCATTATACAATACCTTTTAATCGGATTAGTTGCTTTTATCCACATTTACATTCTGATTTTAGAAATGGTTTTGTGGACAAAACCAAAAGGAATAAAAACATTTGGGTTAAAAAACAAAGAATTTGCAGAAGAAACCAAAGTTCTTGCCGCTAATCAAGGTTTATATAATGGGTTCTTAGT
The Tenacibaculum pacificus DNA segment above includes these coding regions:
- a CDS encoding DUF1304 domain-containing protein, with product MSIIQYLLIGLVAFIHIYILILEMVLWTKPKGIKTFGLKNKEFAEETKVLAANQGLYNGFLVAGLIWSILTQKIEIAIFFLCCVFIAGLYGTYSTKKPRIFIIQSIPALLGIISLFI